The Candidatus Omnitrophota bacterium genomic interval CCATAGTGAAGGTCGGCGGCAGGGAGATAGGCGGTCTGGGCAAAGTCGACAAGGCCCTTTTGGACAGGTATGATATAAAGGCCAACGTCTTCGCCGCCGAGCTGGAACTCGAGCCGATATATTCGCACGCAAAACTTGAACGCAAATTCTCGGAACTCCCGAAGTACCCGTCGTCATCGCGGGATATATCGCTCATAGTCGACGACAAAGTCTCTAATAAAGATATCGTCGGGACGATCAAGGAGGCGTGCGGAGAGTTGGCGGTCGGCGTCAATCCGTTCGACCTTTACCGCGGGGAGCAGGTGCCCAAGGGATCCAAGAGCATCCTCTATTCCGTGGAATACAGGGCCGCCGGCAGGACCTTGACCGACGAGGAAATCAATTCCCTCGACAGGAAGGTCCGCGAGGTGCTGGTCCATAGATTTAACGCCAAGATACGGTAATTCCCGGTTTACATATGGCAGATACCCACCTGAATAAAGACCTGTTTGAGAAGAAGAAAAAGAATTCCTCCAAACCCGAACCTCTCTCCGCAAGGATGAGGCCTCGCGCGCTGAAGGAATTCACGGGGCAGGGCCATATCATCGGGCCGGGAAAACTCCTCACCCGCGCGATCGAGGCCGATACGATAGCCTCGCTCGTGCTCTACGGCCCTCCCGGCACGGGAAAGACCACCCTCGCCCATGTAGTCTCGAACGCCACAAAGGCGGAATTCGTGCAGCTGAACGCGACGACCTCGAACGTCCAGGAATTAAGGAAGGAGATCGAGGCCGCGAAACAGCGCAGGGCCCTTTACGACAAAAAGACCATACTCTTCATCGACGAGATACACAGGTTCAACAAGGCGCAGCAGGACGTCCTGATGCCTGACGTAGAGGCCGGAGCGGTAGTTTTGATAGGCGCGACTACCCACAACCCTTTCTTTTCGATAGTGGCGCCGCTTATATCGCGCTCGCTCGTCTTTGAATTAAAACCGCTTTCAGAAGCGGATATCATTACGATATTGAACAATGCGCTCAAGGATAAGGAGCGCGGGCTGGGTGACATGCCCGTGAAGATAGAAAGCGACGCGCTTAAATTTTTAGCGAAGATCTCCGAGGGCGACGCGCGACGGGCATTGAACGCCCTGGAGCTTGCGGCCCTTACGACCCCGAAGTCCAGGGAAGGGACGATAAATATCACTCTGCAGGCCGCCGAGGAATGCATACAGAAGAAGGCCGTCGTATATGACAGGGACGAGGACGGCCATTACGACACCATATCGGCCTTCATAAAATCCATGCGCGGCTCGGATCCCGACGCAGCGCTATATTGGCTCGCCAAGATGCTATACGCCGGCGAAGACCCCAGGTTTATCGCGCGCCGCATCGTGATATGCGCGGCTGAGGATGTCGGCCTCGCCGACCCGCAGGCGATAGTGGTGGCCAACGCGGCCCTGCAGATATCGGAATTCGTAGGGCTTCCCGAGGCCAGGATACCTCTCGCCGAGGCGGCGGTCTATGTGGCGTGCGCGCCGAAGTCGAATGCGGCTTATCTCGGGATAGAAAAGGCGTTAAAGGACGTCGAGGCCGGCAGGGTAATGGAAGTGCCGCCGCACCTGAAAGACGCTTCGATGGATTCCGAGGGGCTCGGCCACGGCAAGGGATACAAATATGCCCACGATTATAAAGGGCATTTCGTCGAACAGGAATATATGCCCAAGAAGACTACTTATTATGAGCCGACCGATATAGGCTTTGAGAAACAGTTCAAGGAACGCTTAGAAAAATTATGGAAAAGAAAATGAACCCTGTTAGAAACAGTGTTTCTAACAGGGCAAAAGCAATAGGGCTGTTGAGCGGCGGGCTCGATTCGATCGTCGCCTCAAGGCTTATCCTGGACCAGGGGATAGAAGTAGAGGCGCTTAATTTCGTGACGGCGTTTTGCACCTGTACTTCCAAGGGCTCGGGCTGCCTCGCTTCGCAGAAGGCCGCAGACCAGCTCGGGATCCCGCTAAAAGTCGTGGATATCTCCGAGGAGATCCTCGATGTCGTGAAA includes:
- a CDS encoding replication-associated recombination protein A, which codes for MADTHLNKDLFEKKKKNSSKPEPLSARMRPRALKEFTGQGHIIGPGKLLTRAIEADTIASLVLYGPPGTGKTTLAHVVSNATKAEFVQLNATTSNVQELRKEIEAAKQRRALYDKKTILFIDEIHRFNKAQQDVLMPDVEAGAVVLIGATTHNPFFSIVAPLISRSLVFELKPLSEADIITILNNALKDKERGLGDMPVKIESDALKFLAKISEGDARRALNALELAALTTPKSREGTINITLQAAEECIQKKAVVYDRDEDGHYDTISAFIKSMRGSDPDAALYWLAKMLYAGEDPRFIARRIVICAAEDVGLADPQAIVVANAALQISEFVGLPEARIPLAEAAVYVACAPKSNAAYLGIEKALKDVEAGRVMEVPPHLKDASMDSEGLGHGKGYKYAHDYKGHFVEQEYMPKKTTYYEPTDIGFEKQFKERLEKLWKRK